In one window of Pseudomonas chlororaphis subsp. chlororaphis DNA:
- the mexE gene encoding multidrug efflux RND transporter periplasmic adaptor subunit MexE, which yields MEQSLKHLRFPLALLAVLVMSACGKAPQTAANMPAAKVSVAKVLEQPVNEWDEFTGRLEAPETVEIRPRVSGQIDQVAFTEGALVKKGDLLFQIDPRPFQAEVRRLEAQLQQARATATRSANEAQRGQRLLTSNAISAELADTRTSAAQEARAGVDAIQAQLDVAKLNLSFTRVSAPISGRVSRAQITAGNLVTADVTPLTSVVSTDKVYAYFDADERVYLKYTQLARQGQRGQTTPVYLGLSNEEGHPHLGQMNFVDNQVNPQTGTIRGRAVFDNADGSYTPGLYARLKLVGSGTYSAVLINDEAVGTDLGKKFVLVMDADNKPAYRAVELGPKIEGLRIVRNGLNKDDTIIVKGLQRARPGAPVSPEVVPMASKETLAALAQQRKALEASNLPQVAPAKGASEAAAKLASAATPRG from the coding sequence ATGGAACAGTCACTCAAACACTTACGCTTCCCTCTCGCATTATTGGCTGTGCTGGTGATGAGCGCCTGTGGTAAGGCGCCGCAAACGGCCGCCAACATGCCCGCCGCCAAAGTCAGTGTGGCCAAGGTGCTGGAGCAACCGGTCAACGAATGGGACGAGTTCACCGGGCGCCTCGAGGCGCCGGAAACCGTAGAGATCCGCCCACGGGTTTCCGGCCAGATCGACCAGGTGGCCTTCACCGAAGGAGCCCTGGTGAAAAAAGGCGACCTGCTGTTCCAGATCGACCCACGGCCGTTCCAGGCCGAAGTGCGCCGCCTGGAAGCCCAGCTGCAACAAGCCCGGGCCACCGCCACCCGTAGTGCCAATGAAGCCCAGCGCGGCCAGCGCCTGCTGACCAGCAACGCGATCTCCGCCGAGCTGGCCGACACCCGCACCAGCGCCGCCCAGGAAGCCCGCGCCGGAGTCGACGCAATCCAGGCGCAACTGGACGTGGCCAAGCTCAACCTGAGTTTCACCCGGGTCAGCGCGCCCATCAGCGGTCGCGTCAGCCGTGCGCAAATCACCGCCGGCAACCTGGTGACCGCCGATGTCACCCCGCTGACCAGCGTGGTCTCCACCGACAAGGTCTACGCCTACTTCGACGCCGACGAGCGTGTGTACCTCAAGTACACCCAGCTCGCTCGCCAGGGCCAGCGTGGCCAGACCACCCCGGTCTACCTCGGCCTGTCCAATGAAGAAGGCCACCCGCACCTGGGCCAGATGAACTTCGTCGACAACCAGGTCAACCCGCAGACCGGCACCATCCGCGGTCGCGCGGTGTTCGATAACGCCGACGGCAGCTACACCCCGGGCCTGTATGCGCGCCTGAAACTGGTGGGCAGCGGCACCTACTCCGCCGTGCTGATCAACGACGAAGCGGTGGGGACCGACCTGGGCAAGAAGTTCGTGCTGGTGATGGATGCCGACAACAAGCCGGCGTACCGCGCCGTCGAGCTGGGGCCGAAGATCGAAGGCCTGCGCATCGTGCGCAACGGCCTGAACAAGGACGACACCATCATCGTCAAGGGTCTGCAGCGCGCCCGTCCGGGCGCACCGGTCAGCCCTGAAGTGGTACCGATGGCCAGCAAGGAAACCCTCGCCGCCCTGGCGCAACAAAGAAAGGCCCTGGAAGCCAGCAACCTGCCTCAAGTCGCCCCCGCCAAGGGTGCGTCTGAAGCGGCTGCGAAACTGGCCAGCGCTGCGACTCCACGCGGTTAA
- a CDS encoding DUF2931 family protein, with protein MRAFIALLGALLLSGCQATDPLSGKNDPKAPWWQLGFIEPFYMKVWVEDSAVEDINGQLFTHTGSGSAAGGDLGYEKEWARGWEDKVGGNGWSVVGADLPKRIYVRWQSIVEPQTYRAWVEISEEARKIMRASTNRRCSETPDQTARYMASVYLGLAPGGIVQVWVRDECRHTVKVARAQAEVEPLGPSQGKNNGRYAYKVSEKSKRYIEKYGIPYGSW; from the coding sequence ATGAGAGCATTTATCGCACTGCTGGGCGCACTACTGCTAAGTGGCTGCCAAGCCACTGATCCACTTTCTGGAAAGAATGACCCGAAAGCCCCCTGGTGGCAGCTTGGCTTTATCGAGCCGTTCTACATGAAAGTCTGGGTCGAAGACAGCGCCGTCGAAGACATCAATGGCCAGCTATTCACCCACACTGGCAGCGGCTCCGCGGCAGGTGGCGACCTCGGTTATGAGAAAGAGTGGGCCCGGGGCTGGGAAGATAAAGTTGGAGGCAATGGATGGTCAGTGGTGGGAGCCGACCTGCCCAAGCGTATTTACGTACGTTGGCAATCCATCGTGGAACCACAGACTTATCGGGCGTGGGTGGAGATCTCCGAAGAGGCCCGAAAAATCATGCGGGCCTCAACTAACCGACGCTGCTCGGAAACACCGGACCAGACCGCCCGCTATATGGCGTCCGTCTATCTGGGTTTGGCGCCGGGCGGCATTGTTCAAGTGTGGGTAAGAGATGAATGCCGCCACACAGTCAAAGTCGCTCGAGCTCAAGCTGAAGTCGAACCATTGGGACCCAGCCAAGGAAAAAACAACGGCCGTTACGCCTATAAAGTCAGCGAAAAATCCAAACGCTATATAGAGAAGTACGGCATCCCCTATGGCAGTTGGTAA
- a CDS encoding efflux RND transporter permease subunit translates to MNFSQFFISRPIFAAVLSLLILIAGSISLFQLPISEYPEVVPPTVVVRANFPGANPKVIGETVAAPLEQAITGVENMLYMSSQSTADGKITLTITFALGTDLDNAQVQVQNRVTRTEPKLPEEVTRIGITVDKASPDLTMVVHLTSPDKRYDMLYLSNYAILNIKDELARLGGVGDVQLFGMGDYSLRVWLDPNKTASRNLTATDVVTAIREQNRQVAAGTLGAPPAPSATSFQLSVNTQGRLVTEEEFENIIIRSGDNGEITRLKDIARVELGSNQYALRSLLNNQPAVAIPIFQRPGSNAIEISNEVRAKMAELKQSFPQGMDFSIVYDPTIFVRGSIEAVVHTLFEALILVVLVVILFLQTWRASIIPLVAVPVSLIGTFAVMHLFGFSLNALSLFGLVLAIGIVVDDAIVVVENVERNIGLGLNPVEATKRAMREVTGPIIATALVLCAVFVPAAFISGLTGQFYKQFALTIAISTVISAFNSLTLSPALAAVLLKDHHAPKDGFSKFLDRLLGGWLFKPFNRFFDRASGGYVGTVRRVIRGSGIALFLYAGLMVLTWFGFAHTPMGFVPAQDKQYLVAFAQLPDAASLDRTEDVIKRMSDIALKQPGVESAVAFPGLSINGFTNSPNNGIVFVTLKPFDERKDPSMSAGAIAGALNGKYADIQEAYMAIFPPPPVQGLGTIGGFRLQVEDRGGMGYEELYKEVQNVITKSRSVPELAGLFTSYQVNVPQVDAAIDREKAKTHGVAISDIFDTLQVYLGSLYANDFNRFGRTYQVNVQAEQQFRLEAEQIGQLKVRNNKGEMIPLATFIKVSDTSGPDRVMHYNGFVTAEINGAAAPGYSSGQAEAAIEKLLKEELPNGMTYEWTELTYQQILAGNTALFVFPLCVLLAFLVLAAQYESWSLPLAVILIVPMTLLSAIAGVILSGGDNNIFTQIGLIVLVGLACKNAILIVEFAKDKQEEGLDPLAAVLEACRLRLRPILMTSFAFIMGVVPLVFSSGAGAEMRHAMGVAVFSGMLGVTFFGLLLTPVFYVLIRNYVERSEARKATRALKLEAQQ, encoded by the coding sequence ATGAATTTCTCCCAATTCTTCATTTCACGGCCGATCTTCGCAGCGGTGCTGTCGCTGCTGATCCTGATCGCCGGCTCCATCTCGCTGTTCCAGCTGCCCATCAGCGAATACCCGGAAGTGGTACCGCCGACCGTGGTGGTGCGCGCCAACTTCCCGGGCGCCAACCCGAAAGTCATCGGCGAAACCGTGGCCGCGCCCCTGGAGCAGGCCATCACCGGGGTCGAGAACATGCTCTACATGTCCTCGCAGTCCACCGCCGACGGCAAGATCACCCTGACCATCACCTTCGCCCTGGGCACCGACCTGGACAACGCCCAGGTGCAGGTGCAGAACCGCGTGACCCGCACCGAGCCCAAGCTGCCTGAAGAGGTGACGCGCATCGGCATCACCGTGGATAAGGCCTCGCCCGACCTGACCATGGTCGTGCACTTGACCTCGCCGGACAAACGCTACGACATGCTCTACCTGTCCAACTACGCCATCCTCAATATCAAGGATGAGCTGGCGCGCCTGGGCGGCGTCGGCGATGTGCAGCTGTTCGGCATGGGCGACTACTCGCTGCGGGTCTGGCTCGATCCGAACAAGACCGCTTCGCGCAACCTGACCGCCACCGACGTGGTCACCGCCATTCGCGAGCAGAACCGCCAGGTCGCCGCCGGTACCCTGGGCGCCCCGCCCGCGCCGAGCGCCACCAGCTTCCAGCTATCGGTCAACACCCAGGGCCGCCTGGTGACCGAGGAAGAGTTCGAGAACATCATCATCCGCTCCGGCGACAACGGCGAGATCACCCGCCTGAAAGACATCGCCCGGGTCGAGCTGGGTTCCAACCAGTACGCCCTGCGTTCGCTGCTGAACAACCAGCCGGCGGTGGCGATCCCGATCTTCCAGCGCCCTGGCTCCAACGCCATCGAGATTTCCAACGAAGTGCGGGCCAAGATGGCCGAGCTGAAACAGAGCTTCCCGCAAGGCATGGACTTCAGCATCGTCTACGACCCGACCATCTTCGTGCGTGGCTCCATCGAGGCAGTGGTGCATACCCTGTTCGAAGCGCTGATCCTGGTGGTGCTGGTGGTGATCCTGTTCCTGCAGACCTGGCGCGCCTCGATCATCCCGCTGGTGGCGGTGCCGGTCTCGCTGATCGGTACCTTTGCCGTGATGCACCTGTTCGGCTTCTCGCTCAACGCCCTGTCGCTGTTCGGGCTGGTACTGGCGATCGGTATCGTGGTGGACGACGCCATCGTGGTGGTGGAAAACGTCGAGCGTAATATCGGCCTCGGCCTGAATCCGGTGGAAGCCACCAAGCGCGCCATGCGCGAAGTGACCGGGCCGATCATCGCCACCGCCCTGGTGCTCTGCGCGGTGTTCGTGCCGGCGGCCTTCATCAGCGGCCTGACCGGGCAGTTCTACAAGCAGTTCGCCCTGACCATCGCGATCTCCACGGTGATCTCGGCCTTCAACTCCCTGACCCTGTCGCCGGCCCTGGCCGCGGTATTGCTCAAGGATCACCACGCACCGAAGGACGGCTTCTCCAAGTTCCTCGACAGGTTGCTGGGTGGCTGGCTGTTCAAACCCTTCAACCGCTTCTTCGACCGCGCAAGTGGTGGCTACGTCGGCACCGTGCGCCGGGTGATCCGTGGCAGCGGCATCGCCCTGTTCCTCTACGCGGGCCTGATGGTGCTGACCTGGTTCGGCTTCGCCCATACGCCGATGGGCTTCGTCCCGGCCCAGGACAAGCAATACCTGGTGGCCTTCGCCCAACTGCCGGACGCCGCGAGCCTGGACCGCACCGAGGACGTGATCAAGCGCATGTCCGACATCGCCCTGAAGCAACCGGGCGTGGAAAGCGCGGTGGCCTTCCCCGGCCTGTCGATCAACGGTTTCACCAACAGCCCGAACAACGGCATCGTGTTCGTGACCCTCAAGCCCTTCGACGAGCGCAAGGACCCGAGCATGTCCGCCGGGGCCATCGCCGGCGCCCTGAACGGCAAGTACGCCGATATCCAGGAAGCCTACATGGCGATCTTCCCACCGCCGCCGGTACAGGGCCTGGGAACCATCGGCGGCTTCCGCCTGCAGGTCGAGGACCGCGGCGGCATGGGCTACGAAGAGCTGTATAAGGAAGTGCAGAACGTCATCACCAAGAGTCGCAGCGTGCCGGAACTGGCCGGGCTGTTCACCAGCTACCAGGTCAACGTGCCTCAGGTCGATGCCGCCATCGACCGGGAAAAGGCCAAGACCCACGGCGTGGCCATCAGCGATATCTTCGACACCCTGCAGGTTTACCTGGGCTCGCTGTATGCCAACGACTTCAACCGTTTTGGCCGTACCTACCAGGTCAACGTCCAGGCTGAACAGCAGTTCCGTCTCGAGGCCGAGCAGATCGGCCAGCTGAAAGTACGCAACAACAAGGGTGAGATGATCCCGCTGGCGACCTTCATCAAGGTCAGCGATACCTCGGGGCCGGACCGCGTGATGCACTACAACGGCTTCGTCACCGCGGAAATCAACGGCGCGGCCGCACCGGGCTACAGCTCCGGCCAGGCGGAAGCGGCGATCGAGAAACTGCTCAAGGAAGAACTGCCCAACGGCATGACCTACGAATGGACCGAGCTGACCTACCAGCAGATCCTGGCCGGTAACACCGCGCTGTTCGTCTTCCCGCTCTGCGTGCTGCTGGCCTTCCTGGTACTGGCCGCGCAATACGAGAGCTGGAGCCTGCCGCTGGCGGTGATCCTGATCGTGCCCATGACCCTGCTGTCGGCCATCGCCGGGGTGATCCTGTCCGGTGGCGACAACAACATCTTTACCCAGATCGGCCTGATCGTACTGGTGGGCCTGGCGTGCAAGAACGCGATCCTGATCGTCGAGTTCGCCAAGGACAAGCAGGAAGAAGGCCTCGACCCGCTGGCCGCGGTCCTGGAAGCCTGCCGCCTGCGCCTGCGGCCGATCCTGATGACCTCGTTCGCCTTCATCATGGGTGTGGTGCCCCTGGTGTTCTCCAGCGGCGCCGGCGCGGAAATGCGTCATGCCATGGGTGTCGCGGTGTTCTCCGGGATGCTCGGGGTGACCTTCTTCGGCCTGCTGCTGACCCCGGTGTTCTACGTCCTGATCCGCAACTATGTGGAGCGCAGCGAAGCCCGCAAAGCGACCCGTGCCCTGAAACTGGAGGCGCAACAATGA